In Halarcobacter bivalviorum, a genomic segment contains:
- a CDS encoding calcium/sodium antiporter → MDFLIFIVSMGALIYGAEFIIQQSEKIALHYNISHFIIGATLIAVGTSLPEMAVSMSASIKGSGDIAVANVIGSTIFNISLVLGAVFLLAKKINPNRDIFAKDSAWSLFPILVFILMAIDGKLNFVDGILFVCLMGAYLLFLIGSNQVDEIDEELAKEKFEWPKTLALLTVGFIFVVAGADFAIDSAGNIARSFGISEWVIGLFLVAFGTSLPELTISIKSAMNNNADLAIGNIIGSNVANFTMVLGISSMLNDLSVDLSKNFFDIAAAFIVSVMLVFIAANKLYNKSAGIVLLVVLGLVIQNSL, encoded by the coding sequence ATGGATTTTTTGATATTTATTGTATCAATGGGAGCACTAATTTATGGTGCAGAGTTTATTATTCAACAAAGTGAAAAAATTGCACTTCATTATAATATTTCACACTTTATTATAGGTGCAACACTAATCGCAGTTGGTACTAGTTTACCTGAAATGGCAGTTTCAATGTCAGCTTCAATTAAAGGAAGTGGAGATATTGCTGTTGCAAATGTTATTGGAAGTACTATTTTTAATATTTCATTAGTTTTAGGTGCAGTATTTTTATTAGCTAAAAAAATCAATCCAAATAGAGATATTTTTGCAAAAGATTCTGCTTGGTCTTTATTTCCTATTTTAGTATTTATTTTAATGGCTATAGATGGAAAACTAAACTTTGTAGATGGTATCTTATTTGTATGTTTAATGGGAGCTTATTTACTTTTTCTTATTGGTTCAAATCAAGTTGATGAAATTGATGAAGAACTTGCAAAAGAGAAATTTGAATGGCCTAAGACTTTAGCTTTATTAACTGTAGGTTTTATTTTTGTAGTTGCAGGTGCAGATTTTGCAATTGATAGTGCAGGAAATATCGCTAGGTCTTTTGGAATTAGTGAATGGGTTATTGGACTATTCTTAGTTGCATTTGGAACATCTTTACCTGAACTTACAATCTCAATCAAATCAGCAATGAATAATAATGCAGATTTAGCAATTGGAAATATTATTGGTTCAAATGTTGCAAACTTTACAATGGTTTTAGGTATAAGTTCAATGTTAAATGATTTAAGTGTAGATTTAAGTAAAAACTTCTTTGATATAGCAGCTGCATTTATAGTATCTGTAATGTTAGTATTTATTGCAGCTAATAAACTTTATAATAAAAGTGCTGGTATTGTTTTATTAGTAGTACTAGGATTAGTTATTCAAAATAGTCTTTAA
- a CDS encoding endonuclease/exonuclease/phosphatase family protein, translated as MIRFLSLLLLFSTLLFSKEFTIASYNVENLFDLTLNKSDYKEYKPNTKSNWNRKTFDIKLKNIIKVIKEIDADIIALQEIENKELLKLLQIKLPQYKYLSFNKYKNSSVGLGFLSKIKIIEEKTIEVKFSNKLFRPILETTFLFENNEFKVFNNHWPSKAVPENYRIKYAKKLFDRIKLLPKDYDYILVGDFNSNYNEYETIFNEKRLNTTNALTGINHVLNSYIEDKIITKENILKYKEATVHFNPWLEKSIEERFSSKFRGRNVTPDNILLPYSMFDNKKISYVSNSFSIFKPTYLYKNKRINRWQIKNKVHLAKGYSDHLPILAKFSILKQEKQNIKEIKKIEDLYKLENLEKEVLLKDCIVLLKDDKNIIIKQKNNRAIFVYKKSDELSEGFSYDLIIKKIKTYNGLKEISLFEIKNYKGKIVDYKNLYLDITKINPFDLKNQNEIIKEIRGTFNKGYFYFDNKKIAIYFKNKEIIPPNGSSIIIKRAQIGYYVDKIQLVIFNKSDIIYVN; from the coding sequence TTGATAAGATTTTTAAGCCTACTACTTCTTTTTTCTACTTTATTATTCTCAAAAGAGTTTACTATTGCTTCATATAATGTTGAAAATCTTTTTGACTTAACTTTAAATAAAAGTGATTATAAAGAGTACAAACCTAACACAAAATCAAACTGGAATAGAAAAACTTTTGATATTAAATTAAAAAATATAATTAAAGTAATAAAAGAGATTGATGCAGATATTATTGCTTTACAAGAGATTGAAAATAAAGAACTTCTAAAACTTTTACAAATAAAACTCCCTCAATATAAATATCTCTCTTTTAATAAATATAAAAATTCAAGTGTTGGATTAGGATTTTTAAGTAAAATAAAAATTATTGAAGAGAAAACAATTGAAGTTAAGTTTTCAAATAAACTTTTTAGACCCATTTTAGAAACTACTTTTCTTTTTGAAAATAATGAGTTTAAAGTATTTAATAATCATTGGCCTTCAAAAGCAGTTCCTGAAAACTATAGAATAAAATATGCAAAAAAACTTTTTGATAGAATTAAGCTTTTACCTAAAGATTATGATTATATTTTAGTAGGAGATTTTAACTCAAATTATAATGAATATGAAACTATCTTTAATGAAAAAAGATTAAACACTACAAATGCACTTACAGGAATAAACCATGTTTTAAATAGTTATATAGAAGATAAAATTATTACAAAAGAGAATATATTAAAATATAAAGAAGCAACAGTTCATTTTAATCCTTGGTTAGAAAAGAGTATAGAAGAGAGATTTTCCAGTAAGTTTAGAGGAAGAAATGTTACTCCTGATAATATTCTTTTACCCTACTCTATGTTTGATAATAAAAAAATCTCTTATGTTTCAAATAGCTTTTCTATTTTTAAGCCAACCTATTTATATAAAAATAAAAGAATAAATAGATGGCAAATTAAAAATAAAGTTCACTTAGCTAAAGGTTATTCAGACCATCTTCCAATACTTGCAAAATTCTCTATCTTAAAACAAGAGAAACAAAATATAAAAGAGATAAAAAAAATAGAAGACTTATATAAGCTAGAAAATTTAGAAAAAGAAGTTCTTTTAAAAGATTGCATTGTTTTATTAAAAGATGATAAAAATATCATTATCAAACAAAAAAATAATAGAGCTATTTTTGTTTATAAAAAAAGTGATGAGTTATCAGAAGGTTTTTCTTATGATTTAATTATAAAAAAAATCAAAACGTATAATGGTTTAAAAGAGATAAGCTTGTTTGAAATAAAAAATTATAAGGGCAAAATAGTTGATTATAAAAATCTTTATCTAGATATCACAAAAATCAACCCTTTTGATTTAAAAAATCAAAATGAGATTATAAAAGAGATAAGAGGAACTTTTAATAAAGGATACTTTTATTTTGATAATAAAAAAATAGCTATATATTTTAAAAATAAAGAAATTATTCCTCCCAATGGCTCTTCTATTATCATAAAAAGAGCACAAATTGGATATTATGTCGATAAAATTCAATTAGTTATTTTCAATAAAAGCGATATTATATATGTTAATTAA
- a CDS encoding Dps family protein, translated as MKKTVKQLKIMQASSLVMFTKLHNYHWNIKGMQFFPIHEMTEKMYEQFSTLYDDCAERVLQVGDKPLVLLSDIESNSFIKEDKKTDFDAKYVLENILKDFELFLKEFKKLSKLAAENEDSTTATFADDNIAHLEKNIWMIKASLA; from the coding sequence ATGAAAAAAACAGTTAAACAATTAAAAATAATGCAAGCTAGTTCTTTAGTTATGTTTACAAAACTACATAACTACCACTGGAATATAAAAGGTATGCAGTTTTTTCCTATTCATGAAATGACTGAAAAAATGTATGAACAATTTAGTACATTATATGATGACTGTGCAGAAAGAGTTCTTCAAGTAGGAGATAAACCTTTAGTGTTATTAAGTGATATAGAGTCTAATTCTTTTATTAAAGAAGATAAAAAAACAGATTTTGATGCAAAATATGTTTTAGAAAATATACTTAAAGATTTTGAACTATTTTTAAAAGAGTTTAAAAAATTATCAAAACTTGCAGCTGAAAATGAAGATAGTACAACAGCAACTTTTGCAGATGACAATATTGCTCACTTAGAAAAAAATATTTGGATGATAAAAGCTTCTTTAGCTTAA
- a CDS encoding YqiA/YcfP family alpha/beta fold hydrolase, producing MTIIYIHGFGSSGQGGKASLFREYFEEEIIAPSLSYVPKLAIDTLEQLIELLLEKDEKIGLVGSSLGGYYSIYLANKYDLKAVLINPAIYPYKTLDKVGMCMNYYDGTSFEVSSEHLQTLKSLEVHKLENQANFLTLLQTEDEVLDYSEAVEKLSQSELVIEEGGNHSFENIESYFRKIYSFLDR from the coding sequence ATGACAATAATATATATTCACGGCTTTGGAAGTAGTGGACAAGGTGGTAAAGCCTCTTTATTTAGAGAGTATTTTGAAGAAGAGATTATTGCTCCTTCTTTATCTTATGTTCCTAAACTTGCAATTGATACTTTAGAACAACTAATTGAACTTTTACTTGAAAAAGATGAAAAAATAGGTTTAGTAGGTTCTTCTTTAGGAGGATATTACTCTATTTATTTAGCTAACAAATATGATTTAAAAGCAGTTTTAATTAATCCTGCAATTTATCCTTATAAAACCTTAGATAAAGTTGGTATGTGTATGAACTATTATGATGGTACTTCTTTTGAAGTTAGTTCTGAGCATTTACAGACTTTAAAATCATTAGAAGTACATAAACTTGAGAATCAAGCTAATTTTTTAACACTTTTACAAACTGAAGATGAAGTTTTAGATTATAGTGAAGCAGTAGAAAAATTATCTCAATCTGAACTTGTAATAGAAGAGGGTGGTAATCACTCTTTTGAAAATATTGAGAGTTATTTTAGAAAGATTTACAGTTTTTTAGATAGGTAA
- the radA gene encoding DNA repair protein RadA: MAKKKTTLFECQACGEQSTKWLGKCPNCGSWDSFMELNQEQQEVLKQTFKVINTTSKATPITEIKQDDVVRFSSNNDEFDLVLGGGIVPGSLTLIGGSPGVGKSTLLLKVAGSIAASGKKVLYVSGEESSGQIKLRANRLDANHKELYLLSEIKLEEIQDELLRENYEVCIIDSIQTIYSSNLTSAPGSVSQVREITFELMRKAKDSDIAMFIIGHITKDGSIAGPRVLEHMVDTVLYFEGESSKELRMLRGFKNRFGSTSEIGIFEMTGEGLISAKDIASKFFDKTKAQSGSALTVTMEGTRALIIEVQALVTESTYPNPKRSATGFDANRLNMLLALLEKKIDLPLNHYDVFINISGGIKIKESSADLAVIAAIISSFRDRPVSKESVFIGEVSLTGEIKDVYSIDLRLKEAQAQGIKKAVVAQKPNLKLDLKAFAVDEVSKMIELF, translated from the coding sequence ATGGCAAAAAAGAAAACAACACTTTTTGAATGTCAAGCTTGTGGAGAACAAAGTACAAAATGGCTAGGAAAATGTCCAAACTGTGGTTCTTGGGATAGTTTTATGGAATTAAATCAAGAGCAACAAGAAGTACTTAAACAAACCTTTAAAGTAATAAATACAACTTCAAAAGCGACACCTATTACGGAAATCAAACAAGATGATGTTGTAAGATTTTCTTCAAACAATGATGAATTTGATTTAGTTCTAGGAGGAGGAATTGTTCCTGGAAGTTTAACTCTTATAGGAGGAAGTCCAGGTGTTGGAAAATCAACTCTACTTTTAAAAGTAGCAGGTTCAATTGCTGCAAGTGGTAAAAAAGTTTTATATGTTTCAGGGGAAGAGAGTTCAGGACAGATAAAACTTCGAGCTAATAGATTAGATGCAAACCATAAAGAGTTATATCTTCTTAGTGAAATAAAACTTGAAGAGATTCAAGATGAACTTTTAAGAGAAAATTATGAAGTTTGTATTATTGACTCTATTCAGACAATTTACTCTTCAAATCTTACAAGTGCACCAGGAAGTGTTTCTCAAGTAAGAGAGATAACCTTTGAACTTATGAGAAAAGCAAAAGATTCTGATATTGCCATGTTTATTATCGGACATATTACAAAAGATGGTTCTATTGCAGGACCAAGAGTTTTAGAACATATGGTTGATACTGTTTTATATTTTGAGGGTGAATCTAGTAAAGAATTGCGTATGCTTAGAGGTTTTAAAAATAGATTTGGTTCAACATCAGAGATTGGAATCTTTGAGATGACAGGAGAAGGTTTAATCTCAGCAAAAGATATAGCCTCAAAGTTTTTTGATAAAACAAAAGCTCAAAGTGGTTCAGCTTTAACTGTTACCATGGAAGGAACAAGAGCTTTAATCATAGAAGTACAAGCCTTAGTTACAGAAAGCACTTATCCAAATCCAAAAAGAAGTGCTACAGGTTTTGATGCAAATAGATTAAATATGCTTCTTGCACTTCTTGAAAAGAAAATCGATTTACCCCTAAATCATTATGATGTATTTATTAATATCTCAGGTGGTATAAAGATTAAAGAGAGTTCAGCTGACTTAGCAGTTATTGCTGCAATTATCTCTAGTTTTAGAGATAGACCTGTCTCAAAAGAGTCTGTATTTATTGGAGAAGTTTCTTTAACAGGTGAAATAAAAGATGTCTATTCAATTGATTTAAGGTTAAAAGAGGCACAAGCCCAAGGTATAAAAAAAGCTGTAGTAGCACAAAAACCTAATTTAAAATTAGATTTAAAAGCTTTTGCAGTTGATGAAGTTTCTAAAATGATTGAGCTATTTTAA
- a CDS encoding ferritin family protein, with product MRQYESYRCNKCGNVVEVQKVGGGELHCCGEKMEMITENLTAVNLMKAFAGESMARNKYEYFAKIAQKEGYRDIAAHFQRAADNEKMHAKLELRACNELLTGKEFGDTVENLKIAIAGESYENVTMYPDFAKIAKDEGHTQISNMLKLIGNIEIEHENMYKELLARLEAGEEFISENEEEEWICEVCGHVHRGKKALKVCPVCKHPQEYQTRLNGKK from the coding sequence ATGAGACAATATGAGTCATATAGATGTAATAAATGCGGAAATGTAGTAGAAGTACAAAAAGTTGGTGGTGGAGAACTTCATTGTTGTGGTGAAAAAATGGAAATGATAACAGAAAACTTAACTGCTGTAAATCTAATGAAAGCTTTTGCTGGGGAATCTATGGCAAGAAACAAATATGAATATTTTGCTAAAATTGCTCAAAAAGAAGGATACAGAGATATTGCAGCACACTTCCAAAGAGCAGCTGATAATGAAAAAATGCATGCTAAATTAGAGTTAAGAGCCTGTAACGAACTTCTAACAGGAAAAGAGTTTGGAGATACTGTAGAGAATTTAAAAATTGCAATTGCAGGTGAAAGTTATGAAAATGTGACTATGTATCCAGATTTTGCAAAAATTGCTAAAGATGAAGGACATACACAAATTTCAAATATGCTAAAACTTATTGGAAATATTGAAATAGAACATGAGAATATGTACAAAGAGTTACTAGCAAGACTTGAAGCTGGTGAAGAATTTATCAGTGAAAATGAAGAAGAAGAGTGGATTTGTGAAGTATGTGGACATGTTCATAGAGGTAAAAAAGCCCTAAAAGTTTGCCCAGTATGTAAACATCCACAAGAGTATCAAACAAGACTTAACGGTAAAAAATAA
- a CDS encoding Fur family transcriptional regulator, which yields MINSSILLKEYNLKVTPQRVAIVDELYSNGHMNIDELYKKLLEKFPSISLATIYKNVNAMVEKVFLNEVKIPDAKSVYELAKEEHSHLVCSSCGMIEDIMIDTSILQSSIKAQSAFKIQNVDVVFSGLCKSCQK from the coding sequence ATGATTAATAGCTCAATTTTATTAAAAGAGTATAATTTAAAAGTTACTCCACAAAGAGTTGCAATTGTTGATGAATTATATTCAAATGGGCATATGAATATTGATGAACTTTATAAAAAGTTATTAGAAAAATTTCCTTCTATTTCTCTTGCAACTATATATAAAAATGTAAATGCAATGGTAGAAAAGGTATTTTTAAATGAAGTAAAAATTCCTGATGCAAAGTCTGTTTATGAATTAGCAAAAGAGGAACACTCTCATCTTGTATGTTCTTCTTGTGGAATGATAGAAGATATTATGATAGATACATCAATATTACAAAGCTCTATAAAAGCTCAATCTGCTTTTAAAATTCAAAATGTAGATGTAGTTTTTTCTGGACTTTGTAAATCTTGCCAAAAATAA
- a CDS encoding thioesterase family protein, which produces MELEIGTQATIEFKVKSSDLAKNLEISKEDDFPEVFATARLTALMECAAAKVLIPLYEEGQLSVGVEVNLKHLAPTLEGDIVKATATFIGMEGKLYKFEVEAEDSAGKVGVATHTRAIVTKERLMAGANKRVGK; this is translated from the coding sequence ATGGAATTAGAAATAGGGACACAAGCAACTATTGAGTTTAAAGTTAAATCTTCTGACTTAGCAAAAAATTTAGAAATCTCAAAAGAGGATGATTTTCCAGAAGTTTTTGCTACTGCAAGATTAACTGCTCTTATGGAGTGTGCTGCTGCAAAGGTATTAATTCCACTTTATGAAGAGGGACAACTATCAGTTGGAGTAGAAGTAAATTTAAAACATCTTGCACCAACTTTAGAAGGGGATATTGTAAAAGCTACTGCAACATTTATTGGAATGGAAGGCAAACTTTATAAGTTTGAAGTTGAAGCTGAAGATTCTGCTGGAAAAGTTGGTGTGGCAACACATACAAGAGCTATTGTTACAAAAGAGAGATTGATGGCTGGGGCAAATAAGAGAGTAGGAAAATAG
- a CDS encoding ABC transporter ATP-binding protein — MKDFFKYYLPYYKDYKLKIFFALIGIVGVAAGSAGLAYIVKPLLDQVFIEKDQQMLYIVPVLLIAVQTAQGVGKYIQIYYTSYIGQDIIRIVRDKLLAHILTLDIDFFQKKHGGELISRVTNDINKIQSAVSSQIAGMIREILTIIALIGVVIYQSAELAFYGLVVMPLAIYPLTVLAKKMKKLSFKSQEKASDITSHLSEIFNNVEIIKANSTEKTELEKFEKHNKKFFDINIKSVKTSELTSPLMEFLGAIAAAIVIVYGGSLVIKGEMTTGTFMSFIAALFMLYAPIKRLSTIYNKLQSAIAAHERILTVYEIKPTILTGEQNIPQKVESIEFKDVELKYEDFVALKNINLTAKLGEKVALVGDSGGGKSSLINLIIRFYDTSKGQILFNNTCLRDICIKDLRKNISVVTQRVYIFNDTVAANVAYGEELNEEKVIEALKQAHAYDFVKDMENGIYTTLDEFGTNLSGGQRQRIAIARALYKNPQILILDEATSALDNESESIISEVIDEVCQNRITFVIAHRLSTIKNADKIAVFKKGEIVCVGSEEELLNNCKEYQRLYNLANI; from the coding sequence ATGAAAGATTTTTTTAAATACTATTTACCATATTACAAAGATTATAAACTAAAAATATTTTTTGCGCTTATAGGTATTGTAGGGGTAGCAGCAGGTAGTGCAGGACTTGCTTATATTGTAAAACCTCTTTTAGACCAAGTATTCATTGAAAAAGACCAACAAATGCTATATATAGTACCTGTTTTACTAATAGCCGTACAAACAGCACAAGGTGTTGGAAAGTATATTCAAATCTACTATACTTCATATATTGGTCAAGATATTATTAGAATTGTAAGAGATAAACTTTTAGCTCATATTCTAACTTTAGATATAGATTTTTTCCAGAAAAAACATGGTGGAGAGTTAATCTCAAGAGTAACAAATGATATTAATAAAATTCAATCTGCTGTTTCAAGCCAAATTGCAGGAATGATTAGAGAAATCCTAACAATTATTGCTTTAATTGGTGTTGTAATTTATCAAAGTGCTGAATTAGCTTTTTATGGACTTGTAGTTATGCCTTTAGCTATTTATCCTCTTACAGTTTTAGCAAAAAAGATGAAAAAACTATCTTTTAAATCACAAGAAAAAGCTTCGGATATTACTTCACATTTAAGTGAAATTTTTAATAATGTTGAGATTATTAAAGCAAACTCTACAGAAAAAACTGAGTTAGAAAAATTTGAAAAACACAATAAAAAGTTTTTTGATATAAATATTAAATCAGTTAAAACTTCAGAATTAACTTCTCCTCTAATGGAGTTTTTAGGGGCTATTGCAGCTGCTATTGTAATAGTTTATGGTGGAAGTTTAGTAATTAAAGGAGAAATGACAACAGGTACTTTTATGTCATTTATTGCTGCACTTTTTATGCTTTATGCACCAATTAAAAGATTATCAACAATCTATAATAAACTACAAAGTGCTATTGCAGCCCATGAAAGAATTTTAACTGTTTATGAAATCAAACCTACAATTTTAACAGGGGAACAAAATATTCCTCAAAAAGTTGAATCTATTGAGTTTAAAGATGTAGAGTTAAAATATGAAGATTTTGTAGCCTTAAAAAATATTAATTTAACTGCAAAACTTGGAGAAAAAGTTGCTCTTGTTGGAGATAGTGGAGGAGGAAAATCTTCACTTATAAATCTTATTATTAGATTTTATGACACAAGTAAAGGACAAATTCTATTTAATAATACTTGCCTAAGAGATATTTGCATAAAAGATTTAAGAAAAAATATATCTGTAGTTACACAAAGAGTTTATATTTTTAATGATACAGTTGCCGCAAATGTAGCTTATGGTGAAGAGTTAAATGAAGAGAAAGTAATTGAAGCTCTAAAACAGGCTCATGCTTATGATTTTGTAAAAGATATGGAAAATGGTATTTATACTACTTTAGATGAATTTGGTACAAATCTAAGTGGAGGACAAAGGCAAAGAATTGCTATTGCAAGAGCTTTATATAAAAACCCTCAAATTTTAATTTTAGATGAAGCAACTTCAGCCCTTGACAATGAGAGTGAATCAATTATTTCAGAAGTAATAGATGAAGTATGTCAAAATAGAATTACTTTTGTTATTGCACATAGATTAAGTACTATTAAAAATGCTGATAAAATAGCAGTATTCAAAAAAGGTGAAATTGTTTGTGTAGGCAGTGAAGAAGAGTTATTAAATAATTGTAAAGAGTATCAAAGACTTTACAATCTTGCAAATATCTAA
- the murJ gene encoding murein biosynthesis integral membrane protein MurJ, which translates to MLIKSIFTNSSGILVSRILGFVRDLLTASILGANIYSDIFFVAFKLPNLFRRIFAEGAFTQAFIPSYAKAKYKIRFSSIIFLQLFAFLIVLSLVVTLFSSLITKAIALGFDEQTVALASPLVAINFYYLPLIFVVTFMAALLQYKHHFATTAYSTALLNLALIAALLISKDLEKYEITFYLSYGVLVGGILQVLVHLFAVKKYNLCKIFTFRKHQKKEENRFYKSFLGATVGSSTAHISAFLDTWLASFLVSGSISYLYYANRVFQLPLALFAIATSIALFPMIARAIKNKDENQALKLMKKSSIILIALLSFATLIGIVFDKKIIWLLFERGAFTNEDTLNTALILTMYLIGLLPYGLAKIFSLWLYSHEKQFLAAKISMKALGFNIIFSLLLIKPYGAAGLAFASTLSGFILLILTLKEFGLKNLKTLYFSKL; encoded by the coding sequence ATGTTAATTAAATCAATCTTTACAAATAGCAGTGGTATCTTAGTCTCTAGAATTTTAGGTTTTGTTAGAGACTTATTAACTGCTTCTATCTTAGGTGCTAATATCTATTCAGATATCTTTTTTGTAGCCTTTAAATTACCAAATCTTTTTAGAAGAATCTTCGCAGAAGGAGCTTTTACACAAGCTTTTATTCCTTCATATGCAAAAGCAAAATATAAAATTAGATTTTCATCTATTATCTTTTTACAACTTTTTGCTTTTTTAATTGTCCTATCCCTTGTTGTAACTCTTTTTTCATCACTTATTACAAAAGCTATTGCTTTAGGTTTTGATGAACAAACAGTTGCATTAGCTTCACCTTTAGTGGCTATAAACTTCTATTATCTACCACTTATTTTTGTAGTAACTTTTATGGCAGCTCTTTTACAATATAAACACCATTTTGCAACAACAGCATATTCTACTGCTCTTTTGAATCTTGCACTAATTGCAGCACTTTTAATCTCAAAAGATTTAGAAAAATATGAGATTACTTTTTATCTTTCATATGGGGTACTTGTAGGTGGTATTTTACAAGTTTTAGTACATTTATTTGCAGTAAAAAAATATAACTTATGTAAAATATTTACCTTTAGAAAACATCAAAAAAAAGAGGAAAATAGATTTTATAAAAGTTTTTTAGGTGCTACAGTTGGTAGTTCAACAGCACATATTTCTGCATTTTTAGATACTTGGCTTGCTTCATTTTTAGTAAGTGGTTCAATCTCTTATCTTTATTACGCAAATAGAGTTTTTCAACTTCCCCTCGCTCTTTTTGCTATTGCAACTTCTATTGCTCTTTTTCCAATGATTGCAAGAGCTATTAAAAATAAAGATGAAAACCAAGCTCTAAAACTTATGAAAAAATCTTCGATTATTTTAATTGCCCTACTTTCTTTTGCAACACTAATTGGAATTGTATTTGATAAGAAGATAATTTGGCTTCTATTTGAAAGAGGTGCTTTTACAAATGAAGACACTTTAAATACAGCACTTATTTTAACAATGTATCTTATTGGTCTTTTACCATATGGTTTAGCAAAAATATTTTCTCTTTGGTTATATTCACATGAGAAGCAGTTTTTAGCTGCAAAAATCTCTATGAAAGCTTTAGGTTTTAATATTATTTTTTCATTATTACTTATCAAACCTTATGGTGCAGCTGGACTTGCTTTTGCAAGTACATTAAGTGGATTTATTTTATTAATTTTAACCTTAAAAGAGTTTGGGCTAAAAAACCTTAAAACATTGTATTTTAGTAAACTTTAG
- the ybeY gene encoding rRNA maturation RNase YbeY has protein sequence MIDLDNQTDLDIDISGLETIMKELTTKEIELIFTNNEEIQILNKEHRNIDKATDVLSFPLDFDMPNMPLGSIVISVDYVDQKAKEYEHSFEDELKLLFIHGLLHLLGYDHEVDNGEHRQKEEELIKKFNLPNSLIVRNS, from the coding sequence ATGATTGACTTAGATAATCAAACTGATTTAGATATTGATATTTCAGGACTTGAAACTATTATGAAAGAATTAACTACAAAAGAAATTGAGTTAATTTTTACAAATAATGAAGAGATTCAAATATTAAATAAAGAGCACAGAAATATTGATAAAGCGACTGATGTATTATCATTTCCATTAGATTTTGATATGCCAAATATGCCTTTAGGTTCTATTGTAATATCAGTTGATTATGTTGATCAAAAAGCAAAAGAGTATGAACATAGTTTTGAAGATGAATTAAAACTTTTATTTATTCATGGTTTACTTCATCTTTTAGGTTATGATCACGAAGTTGACAATGGAGAACATCGTCAAAAAGAGGAAGAGTTGATTAAAAAATTCAATCTACCAAATAGTTTAATTGTAAGGAATTCATAA